Proteins encoded in a region of the Vicia villosa cultivar HV-30 ecotype Madison, WI linkage group LG5, Vvil1.0, whole genome shotgun sequence genome:
- the LOC131605992 gene encoding uncharacterized protein LOC131605992: protein MRCKQTVEKDMQESIDKLWTNVVWASDEVEYGERLKLLEETCFSCSEFVDYVKDTWIESAHWKLKQMLENSMGDMVKCWEGMNGNMKLQINNIRTSLQKSFYEVEHAHISPFYGNLHGFVSRAALRHIVKEFTRVDYVGTERQIYGCVMRTTYGLPCACELARYIIGGVPIPIDYVHIHWRQLSMEGELSADGDDGSEVDMSGAMDELWRRFRSLDVVEKRALKSRVCEITFPTTSSMLPPPERIKTKGGVKKKGTKPVDYDVYRDPSQHEYVDQASQSSQRQSRPSQTSKKKSQSKKKSQPTEVVDYIPQFPHHIRPFIQEVVDVKKDGNCGFRVIASLQGYGEDGWSIVRRELDMEIRDKKSLYMTLFGDRFQEVNMKEGFLLPPVTVD from the exons ATGAGATGCAAGCAAACTGTTGAGAAAGACATGCAAGAGTCGATAGACAAATTGTGGACGAATGTTGTATGGGCAAGTGATGAGGTTGAGTATGGTGAACGGTTGAAACTACTTGAAGAAACATGTTTTTCATGTAGTGAATTTGTTGATTATGTGAAAGATACATG GATTGAGTCTGCACATTGGAAATTAAAGCAAATGTTAGAAAATAGTATGGGTGACATGGTCAAATGTTGGGAAGGTATGaatggaaacatgaagttacaaaTAAACAACATCCGAACTTCTCTTCAAAAAAGTTTTTATGAGGTTGAACACGCACACATAAGTCCATTTTATGGTAACTTGCATGGCTTTGTTAGTAGGGCTGCTTTGAGGCACATTGTTAAAGAGTTTACAAGAGTTGATTATGTTGGAACGGAAAGGCAAATATATGGTTGTGTTATGAGAACAACTTATGGGTTACCTTGTGCTTGCGAGTTAGCGAGGTACATTATTGGTGGTGTACCGATACCGATAGATTATGTTCATATTCATTGGAGACAACTTAGTATGGAAGGTGAGTTATCGGCGGATGGGGATGATGGATCAGAGGTTGATATGAGTGGTGCCATGGATGAGTTGTGGAGAAGATTTAGATCCCTAGATGTCGTTGAAAAAAGAGCATTAAAAAGTAGAGTTTGTGAAATTACTTTTCCTACCACATCTTCAATGCTACCACCACCAGAAAGAATAAAAACTAAAGGAGGTGTGAAGAAGAAAGGGACAAAACCCGTTGACTATGATGTTTATAGAGACCCTTCACAGCATGAGTATGTTGACCAAGCATCTCAATCTTCACAGAGGCAATCTCGACCATCACAGACTTCGAAGAAGAAGTCACAATCCAAGAAGAAATCACAACCAACCGAGGTAGTGGACTATATTCCTCAGTTTCCTCATCATATTAGGCCATTTATTCAAGAGGTGGTAGATGTTAAAAAAGATGGTAACTGTGGATTTAGAGTTATTGCATCACTACAGGGGTATGGTGAGGATGGTTGGTCAATTGTCCGTAGAGAATTGGATATGGAAATAAGGGACAAGAAGAGTTTGTATATGACTTTATTTGGGGACCGTTTCCAAGAG GTAAACATGAAGGAGGGGTTCCTGTTACCACCTGTCACAGTTGACTGA
- the LOC131605993 gene encoding protein MAIN-LIKE 2-like, producing MPRRLLPDGRLPFSSRLRAGSSSSVPAHEPEPEQAEPEPVPIVVQQPDQYPGGPTDTSLLYLYPSHVGRFLWYGEKKCLKVASHGKKHRKMVLTQLPRQIEDLVRDSGLAALQHTSLLAIDPNLVSVFVERWHSETSSFHMLLGEMTITLDDVSCLLHLPVGGSFWIPHHVTDCDVVELVVDYLGVRRGDAASHVHDCRGAYYGIWIGIIGFHILY from the exons aTGCCTCGAAGACTTCTTCCAGACGGTAGACTTCCATTTTCCAGCCGTTTGAGAGCTGGATCTTCCTCATCCGTCCCAGCACACGAGCCGGAACCCGAGCAGGCAGAACCTGAGCCAGTGCCAATTGTTGTGCAACAGCCTGATCAGTATCCCGGAGGCCCTACAGATACTTCTCTTCTTTATCTGTATCCGAGTCATGTGGGCAGATTTTTATGGTATGGAGAG aaaaaatgtctgaaagTGGCTTCACATGGGAAGAAGCATAGAAAGATGGTTCTTACTCAGCTCCCTAGACAGATAGAGGATCTTGTGAGAGATTCGGGTCTTGCCGCTTTACAACATACCAGCTTACTAGCGATTGATCCGAATCTTGTATCAGTATTTGTAGAGAGGTGGCATTCAGAGACATCTTCGTTTCACATGCTATTGGGTGAGATGACCATCACCTTAGATGATGTATCTTGTCTTCTACATTTGCCAGTTGGAGGGAGTTTCTGGATACCCCATCATGTCACTGACTGTGATGTTGTTGAGCTGGTTGTTGATTATTTAGGAGTGCGACGTGGTGATGCAGCTAGCCACGTTCATGACTGTAGAGGTGCTTATTATGGTATTTGGATTGGTATTATAGGGTTTCACATCCTATATTGA
- the LOC131608174 gene encoding uncharacterized protein LOC131608174 isoform X1 translates to MKVACSLEHFPLCTNSSYHTLTSLKLISWEEVQQWGRQKPVFPNSLQFPALTYLSLQSFTFRCTTDDGYADPFSVFQSLNTLIIECCSLYNEKTRVEDNLFISSVSLVNLTIVLPANYKSYKLKLSTPNLFSFDFTGHPFQNLCGHHNISNTNFSYIKHVKIHLPFHKVTNFPSILFNWLVELDLMESLAISSETLEILKLIPDSWKIDFPYLHNLKLLEIEIHEFSSLPDGTEDFLLQNAPSAKKVIFPGPTLKDLICNDSWINEAKTRRKQSRH, encoded by the exons ATGAAAGTGGCTTGCAGTCTTGAACACTTTCCACTATGTACCAACTCTTCATATCATACTTTAACCTCTCTTAAACTTATTTCATGGGAAGAAGTGCAACAATGGGGTAGACAAAAACCAGTATTTCCGAATTCTCTTCAATTTCCCGCATTAACCTACTTGTCTTTACAATCCTTCACCTTTCGATGCACTACTGATGATGGCTATGCTGACCCCTTTTCCGTATTTCAAAGTTTGAATACTTTGATTATTGAATGCTGTTCACTTTATAATGAAAAAACCCGTGTTGAAGACAACCTATTCATATCAAGTGTCTCACTTGTTAATTTAACAATAGTATTGCCTGCCAATTACAAGTCTTATAAATTGAAGTTATCTACCCCAAATCTTTTTAGCTTTGATTTTACTGGTCATCCATTTCAGAATTTATGTGGGCATCATAACATTAGCAATACCAATTTCTCTTATATTAAACACGTAAAGATTCATTTACCATTCCACAAAGTCACAAATTTTCCTTCAATTCTATTCAATTGGCTTGTTGAGCTTGACCTTATGGAATCATTGGCAATCTCTTCAGAGACTCTTGAG ATTCTCAAATTAATTCCTGATTCATGGAAGATTGATTTCCCTTATTTACATAATTTGAAGTTATTGGAAATAGAAATACATGAATTTTCATCTCTACCCGATGGAACAGAAGACTTTTTACTTCAAAATGCACCGTCAGCAAAGAAAGTCATTTTCCCAGG GCCTACTTTGAAGGATTTAATATGCAATGACTCATGGATCAATGAAGCAAAAACACGCCGAAAACAATCTCGACACTGA
- the LOC131608174 gene encoding uncharacterized protein LOC131608174 isoform X2, producing the protein MKVACSLEHFPLCTNSSYHTLTSLKLISWEEVQQWGRQKPVFPNSLQFPALTYLSLQSFTFRCTTDDGYADPFSVFQSLNTLIIECCSLYNEKTRVEDNLFISSVSLVNLTIVLPANYKSYKLKLSTPNLFSFDFTGHPFQNLCGHHNISNTNFSYIKHVKIHLPFHKVTNFPSILFNWLVELDLMESLAISSETLELLEIEIHEFSSLPDGTEDFLLQNAPSAKKVIFPGPTLKDLICNDSWINEAKTRRKQSRH; encoded by the exons ATGAAAGTGGCTTGCAGTCTTGAACACTTTCCACTATGTACCAACTCTTCATATCATACTTTAACCTCTCTTAAACTTATTTCATGGGAAGAAGTGCAACAATGGGGTAGACAAAAACCAGTATTTCCGAATTCTCTTCAATTTCCCGCATTAACCTACTTGTCTTTACAATCCTTCACCTTTCGATGCACTACTGATGATGGCTATGCTGACCCCTTTTCCGTATTTCAAAGTTTGAATACTTTGATTATTGAATGCTGTTCACTTTATAATGAAAAAACCCGTGTTGAAGACAACCTATTCATATCAAGTGTCTCACTTGTTAATTTAACAATAGTATTGCCTGCCAATTACAAGTCTTATAAATTGAAGTTATCTACCCCAAATCTTTTTAGCTTTGATTTTACTGGTCATCCATTTCAGAATTTATGTGGGCATCATAACATTAGCAATACCAATTTCTCTTATATTAAACACGTAAAGATTCATTTACCATTCCACAAAGTCACAAATTTTCCTTCAATTCTATTCAATTGGCTTGTTGAGCTTGACCTTATGGAATCATTGGCAATCTCTTCAGAGACTCTTGAG TTATTGGAAATAGAAATACATGAATTTTCATCTCTACCCGATGGAACAGAAGACTTTTTACTTCAAAATGCACCGTCAGCAAAGAAAGTCATTTTCCCAGG GCCTACTTTGAAGGATTTAATATGCAATGACTCATGGATCAATGAAGCAAAAACACGCCGAAAACAATCTCGACACTGA